CAACACGACCATCTTGAAGATTTCTAACCCAACCTTTCAGACCAAGATTCAACGCCATCCTTTTTGTATTAGATCTAAAAAAAACCCCTTGTACTAAACCTGAAATATGGACGTGGGCCCTTACATTATCCATTTCGAACATTTACCATGGAAACTTTCTGAACTTTTTATAATACTCCACAAGACCGCCAGCTTGGAGCATCTTTTCTAAAAATTTAGGTTGTTTTTCTACACGTATGATTTTCTTTTTTGTTAAATTCTTGATAACCCCCTTCTTCAAATCTACTTCTATTGTATCGCCCTCGTTGATTATTTTTGGAAAGTCCTTGTGAGCAATCACTGGCAATCCAATATTGATAGCATTCCTGTAGAATATCCTAGCAAAACTCTCTGCTATAACTGCAGATATTCCACAAGCTTTGATAGCAACAGGAGCTTGCTCTCTACTAGACCCGCAACCAAAATTTTTACCTGCAACAATGAAGTCACCCTTCCGAACTTTCTTAGAGAATTTAGGATCAATACCTTCCATACAATGATTAGCTAATGATTTTGGGTCTATGGTTCTTGCTTTGTATTTGTAAGGTATAATGATGTCTGTATTAATATTGTCCCCAAACTTCCAAGCTCTTCCTTCCAAAACATCAC
This sequence is a window from Candidatus Methylarchaceae archaeon HK02M2. Protein-coding genes within it:
- a CDS encoding 3-isopropylmalate dehydratase small subunit, producing MEGRAWKFGDNINTDIIIPYKYKARTIDPKSLANHCMEGIDPKFSKKVRKGDFIVAGKNFGCGSSREQAPVAIKACGISAVIAESFARIFYRNAINIGLPVIAHKDFPKIINEGDTIEVDLKKGVIKNLTKKKIIRVEKQPKFLEKMLQAGGLVEYYKKFRKFPW